AAGAGACACAAACGACGCCGCTTTGTCAACCAGGATCATGAAAGGCGGCGGTTATTCACTCAAAacaatttgtttgacttttcgCAATACCGCCATGATCTCCTCCAAATGCATCTGAAGGAGCGAGGAGACCACAAAGGCCAAATGGTGCGGCTGCTCTGATGGGATGTCAAGCTAAATTGCACCTCACTTAACAatttcttcttcatcatcatcctcagggactgtttacagtcaggtgggcgggggggggggggggggtgttcccctattaactcattcagtaccagccaattctggaccaagtctgcaaagacgtttaaaaacgtctttgggagtgaatgagttaagagactCACAGGCAGGGGGTCCACGTAGATGATCATGAAGTGAAGGGACATGGAGAGGGTCATGGCAGCCACCAGCCAGAGGTTGCTCCAAGGAGGCATGCGCATCAGCGACTGGTTCTCAGACAAGCTGATGGCAGAAAAGAGGACGTGAGTTCACACTTCGAGGTTCTTTTAGTCTTTTTAGTCTCGCCAATGTCTGGTTAGTCGCACCTATTTAGAGCGTTGCACATCTCAATGGTGACCAGCACAGACAGAGCCATGGTCATCGGAGGAGACGCCTCAAACACATGACAGTGGATCCCGGCAAAGTCCTCATTGTCGTCGCTGCACTGCATGAAGTGCGACTaaagaccaaaaacaaaaaaacaaagaacaattaATAATCATTATACTGAAGGAGAAGGTAGAACTGGGGTGCGCCATTAAATACCAACCAATTGATGGAAGGAGACCAATGGCCCATCCTCGCAATACAGGAACCACCACGCAGCTGCGGCAACAGTTGCAGCGCCAACGTAACCTGGAAAACATTTGACGTTTTGAAGTTTGGGTGGCAGGCCAGCTCCTTTGCTCAgacacatgtttttattttacgttttttttccgATAAGCATCCCATTAACCTTTTTAGTATTGATTTGCCACGTGATAACATTGAGATGGAggtgttaccatggcaacagcacCATCGAGAGAGAAATGGCACGGATGGAGGCGGATTGGAAGCTTAGTTGGAAGCCATCACTGTGATGgctgaacatttttaaaatactgttCTCTCAAATCAGTTCTTAATTGTGTTCAGTCGCCGGAACAGCTTTTAATCTATCATGTCCATTATCGCAGACATTGTAGATTTTGAGTCAAATTCGGATTTGCCATCTTACAGTTGGCCCCTCTCTTCAACGTTGAAGTCTCTTCAGTTTGAGTTTGAGCTAACTATTACAAGCCACTTGACTTTAAAGGTCATGTCAGTCCGACAAACAAGTGTAGGTTGCCCGATGGGAAACGGTGGTCTTCTCCAAATACATCTCATGCGGTGCTAATCACAGAAACGCATTTATCCAAAAGAAGCAAGCGGAACGATTTAGTACCTCCAATGGCCAGATATCTGAAGAACAGCCAACCGGAGATCAGGGGCTCTTTGGGCGATCGAGGAGCTTTGCTCATGATGTCCAGGTCCGGAGGGTTGAAGCCCAGAGCAGTGGCTGGAAGCCCGTCAGTCACAAGGTTGACCCAGAGCAACTGAACTGGGATCAGAGCCTCGGGCAGGCCCAAGGCCGCAGTCAGAAAGATACTGAAGAAATATGGAAAGCTTTCGTTTTGGCGTTTTGTCTCTACCTTGCCAGAGTATAAACGCTGCTATGTGAGCCAAGCTCAAACACCAAGTTCTTATCAAGGGTGTCCGTCGTCAAGTACTTACCAGACAACCTCACCCACATTGGAAGAAATGAGGTAGCGGATGAACTGCTTCATGTTGTTGTAAATCGCTCTGCCCTCCTCGACAGCAGATACGATGGAAGAAAAGTTGTCATCAGCCAGGACCATCTCAGAGGCTGACTTGGCAACGGCAGTGCCAGAGCCCATGGCGATGCCGATCTCCGCCTTCTTCAAGGCAGGGGCATCATTCACTCCGTCTCCGGTCTGCGTTTCATGATGGAAGAGAGGTTGTTGGCGGGAAATTGCCCCCAAGGACCGATTGGAAAGCGGATTCCCGCGTCACGTTGGGGGGAAAGTTTGTCTCCTCACCATGGCAGTGATCTCATCAAAGCCTTGGAGGAACTCAACAATTTTCGATTTGTGGGACGGTTCCACCCTGGCAAAGCAACAAGCCTTACGGACTGCGTTCTTCTGGTCATAAGAAGACAGGTCATCGAACTCACGACCGGTGAAGGCCTTGCCGCTGACGTCCTCGTCCTCGGAGAAGATGCCGATGCGGCGACAGATGGCCACCGCTGTGCCCTTGTTGTCGCCTGAGCAGACAAAAGCGCAACAACTGACCTCGTCTTTTCTCACGGCTCAAGTTGAGCGAGAGCCCGCGGACTACTGACCGGTGATCATAATGACACGAATGCCAGCGGCTCTGCACAGCTCGATGGAGCTCATGACTTCCTTACGCGGAGGGTCGAGCATACCAACGCAGCCCACAAAGGTCAAGTCAGTCTGATGGCAAAAAAGAACGTTTTGGTGACTCCTTGCGCTACTTACTTTTAATATCCGTCAACTTGGGTTGATTGTCACTCATCGGGGTCCAGTAGGAGTGCCTTCTGTTCGCTAAAAAGTCATGCCGGACTATTTATTGAAGACTAACTTTGTCAATTTGCATGCCCAAAAATCGAGACTTCAAGGACAAGCTTTCACAAGCGCTGCACTCGAATTCAAACCATTTGAAAGATTTAATGATCTTTTTCGGAGCGTATTGGTGTTCAATCGCCATTTTCTTCTATATCTCATCTTCACGGTTAAAAGTTGGAAATTAGGTCGCGTCTGCAACCCTGAAACAGGCCAATCCCATCTGAGCTTCTAACGTAGCAGGGGCCGTCACTCACCTCATACTCTGCAAACCTGGTCGAGTCCTCCAGGTTCATCTCATCCTTCCTTAGAGGAGAGTCGCAGGTGGCCAGTGCCAGACAGCGCAGGGTGTCTCGCCCCGTGCCCCACTCCTTGATTACTGCCATGATGTGATCTTTGACCGGCCCAGTCAAGGGAAGACGAGTGGTACCCACGCGAACGTATGAACAACGCTCAATCACACCCTCAGGGGCACCCTGGGAAGACATTTAGAATGTCGCAACATTTTGCTGCGTCTCTTGAAGCTGAATTGCTAATCCAAGCACAACTTAAACCTTCCCAGACTCGAAGCCGTGTCAATGCGTCTGAATGTCACTCACTTTGACAAACATCTTGTTTCCTACTGGGCCTTTTCCAGACTTTGCTGGAGAACAGTAGACTGACATTGACTTTCTGTCCCTGGAAAACTCCAGCGTGAACTCCTTCTTCATCAACTGCTTAATGACCTGTTTGAGAAAAGTCGAAAATGAAAGCTCCATCCATGTTATTTGCCTCCCGGCAGACGGATGGATTTTTGTGCGACTTACACTGCAGCAAGCATTGGCTCGTTCCACCCTGGACAGGCTGCGCACTTCAGTGTTGAACACGTTCATCTTCTCCACCAAACAGCTGAGGGCGGTTTCAGTGGCCTCGCCCACTTTCTCGTAGATTCCCTTGGACTGTGAAGGAGGACGATGCTTTCAGTTGATCTGATTTGCAAATTCCTGCACGCGTGCTCTCTTTTCGCACTCTGCCAACCTCGTTGTAGTCAAGCGAGGAGTCATTGCAAAGGGCGCAAATGGTGGCCACCTCAACCAGTCCGTCATACTGGCCGCATTTCACGCTCGCGCCCCTCCTTGTCCTAAAAAGATCGAAAACTGTCGTTTTGCGCGATTCATTTTGTACAGCGCGTGTACATGCGTATACTTACACTTCTCCCTCGGGTGTGTACTTTGAGCCAGAGATGTCAAATTGACCGAGAGTGACATTCTCATTGTCCACTTTATCGATAATGAACATCTGCAAGggaatgatttttgttgttttttttcttcaactcttGCTCTACTGAAAGCTTTATACTGTACGGGAACGAGGCATGTTTCAACCTACCTTCGTCACACACATCTGATTGGTGGTGAGTGTACCCGTTTTGTCAGAGCAGATGACTGAGGTGCACCCCAGGGTCTCGACAGAGGGCAGGCTTCTGACGATGGCGTTCTTCTTGGCCATGCGTCGTGTTCCCAGAGCCAGACAGGTGGTGATGACGGCAGGCAGACCTGAGATGGTGAGAAGCACCTCCAGTATTAGGCTTGGCTTCGCAACGACGAGCTCTTCTTggcaagttttcttttttttgtttccatttttgaaaaatgggtAATATTTTCCCATTGGCAATAGaactcataaaataaaaacagaatactttGGGGTAAAGGGGTGTCGGTACTGGACTGGACTGCCCTGCccgcagtccagacctgtcatTGACAACGTGTGGCGAATTATCAAGCGTAAAATATGACAATGGAGACCCCCAGTCTGTTGAACAGCTAAGCTGTCAATGAagcaaaaatgggaaaaaaaaattcacctacAAAGTTTCACAGGGGTCAACATgaacctgtcccagctgtcccaGTTCGTAATTATTTGCTAAGAATcactttgaacatgaaatattttgtctttgtagtgaattcgattaaatataggttgaacgtGATTCACAAATATCGGTAATTGGATTCTGTTTTTATTAatgtttaacacaacatcccaactacTTTGCTATTGTGTTTGTAAAAGTCAGGGCCCACATTTAGCATTTACCGGTAATCTGTTTCCAGTTAAGGTATCATATGTACAAGCTCCGAGTTGAATTTTAGATCTAATAATCTTCATAGGCAGGCAAATCAAATTCCTGGGCTTTACCTTCAGGTATGGCAGCCACAGCTAAAGCCACAGCAATCTTGAAATAGTAGATTGCGCCACGGAACCATGAGCCACCATGAACCGGGTCATTAAAATGTCCAATGTTGATTATCCACACCGCCACACAGATGAGGGAGATGACCTGGAGAAGGCGGAGGAATAGACAGCGGGTCGGCCGTTGTCCTTTTTAAACTATTCTTTGGGTCAAAATTGCCTTGGTTGTCTTCACGCCTTGTTTGGGGCTCCCACCTTGGAGAGCTGCTCCCCAAACTCATCCAGTTTCTGCTGCAGAGGGGTCTTCTCCTGCTCGGTGGCAGCCATCTGGTCGCGGATCTTCCCGATCTCGGTGGCGACGCCGGTTGCCACGGCGATGCCGGTGGCTTTTCCAGCAGCAATGTTGGTTCCCTAAGTGTTGGGTTTTAAGCAGAGTTTAATGAAATTTTTGGGATTTGACATTTTGAGAGAGTAAAATTGTAACTAAAACGGGATAAGGAAGTAGGATTAAACTATCATGTAGTAAGAGGTGGTATGAAGAAGACACTCACAGAGAACAACATGTTCTTTTTGTCCTGGTTGACGGCTCGTGGGTCCGGGACGGCATCGGTGTGCTTGATCACACTGACTGACTCACCTGGGGAGACCCACGGGGTGACGGCAGTGTCAGTCACACCTCTTTGCAAAGTGCGCCCGCGGGTGACAACACCTACCCGTGAGAATGGACTGATCCACGCGCAGAGTGGTGGATTTGATGGAGATGATCCTGATGTCTGCGGGTACTTTGTCACCAACTGCAAATAGATCGAAATGGGAAAAATGACCACGTTCGTAAAAAGTAGTGATAGCAGTTCTTTTAACAAAGTATCGGTTGGTCGGGTACGCCGATGGCTTTTAACGACAATGAAGTAATACATAAGGTTGTGATGGGGGAACTTACCGGAGACCTCCACCACGTCGCCAGGAACAATCTCCCTGGCCTTTATTCTCTGCACGCTCTTCCTGTCCGCCCGGTAAACCTTACCCATCTCAGGCTCATATTCCTTCAGAGCCTCGATTGCGCTCTCTGCGTTACGCTcctatggaggaaaaaaaaatgtatttactgcCATCATTGTGGTAAGAGACACTGAATATACACTAACTCACAAAATGTTAGAGCGCTTTCAGGTGAAATCTCAAGGACCCATAGTTGAAATCAACCAAAAGGGGGCAATCATTTTAGTTTGAGGGAGCCTTTTGGGTTTGTATGTTGACTCCAACCGGGCAATTCTTCCGCATGAGCCTCAGTTGACAGAACGTGAAACTGaccgaatgaatgaatcaatgaagcatattgccccccccaaaaaaacaaaacaaaaaagaaatcaggaaggccccaattgtttttcacaacaCTGTACATCAAGACAAACGGGAGTTGAAAGCCCACCCCTCTCATTGCCTCCAACTGTAAAGCCCCCTCTCTCTACCATTCTCACCCCCCCATGTGTGAATCCTTGTGCATAGTTTCCAAATGACTGCCACAGTATTGATGCCCTCCGCCCCTCAAACATTGCATACAGACATGATCATTCCTCcgtaggtcttttttttttttttttaacctgtcgtCTTCAATGCAGGTCGGCTACAAGTCTTCCCCCGCCTCCCACCCTCTCTGCACCTCCACAAGCTCGGCTTAACCTTTCACCCCCAGCGCTTTGCCTGACGTCACGCCGCTCATTCTGGTTTCATATGAACTTTAAGCTCTCGCCACGGCTCTGGAAGGAGCACGCCGCAAAAGGACAAAAGGACCGCGACCCCGAACGCGCCGCTCGTATAATTTAGTATGTGCGACCGGTTCTAAGAATACGAGTCTATTTAGGTGAGTGTAAAAGACGGCCCTTCGGGGGCAGGTATGCGTCCTTGAGACTGCGATTGTTCCCGTGCGCGTTTTGTGTGAGTCGCCGACCTGCCACACGCCAACGACGGCATTTgcgatgaggatgaggaggatgacaAAAGGCTCAACGAAGGCTGTGACCGTTTCCTCACCTTCCTCGAACCAAGCCAGTACCTGAGAGAGACGGAGAGTGAATTACAACTGTTCTGGCATGTTAATGCAAAAACATGTGCCGAATGCATGTGAGAATATTGAATTTCGGATTTTTTACAGTGCAAGTTGTTATATCGGTTTATGTGGAACATCTTTGCTCCTCCCCGCCATTGACGGTCCAACATGTGTGCACTTCTGTGCGTGGCGGTTCCGTGGTACTGCACACGGGTCTGTTTTGGAATACCGTCATGTTGACATTGACACGGATTAGTGGCGGGCCAATGGAGCAAAGTCCTatagccattaaaaaaagtccTCCGAACTTTTTGGTTGAATCATACTTGTCCTTTGGTTGTATCCTATTGGCTCTTTTGTCAGCCTTTCCAAAAGTTCCTCTTTACCTTGTTGTATGGCTTCATCTGGCTTATCTTCACCTTGCCTCCCTTCAAAGATAAGACATCTCCAGAAAATTCCAAGCCTGTCAGAACACAGGACGTTCCTGCGCATATGAATCGGGGAGCCGCGCATTCCCAGTCTTGACTGTTCTTTCTTTTCGAGAGCATGCGTGACTCCGAATCGATTGCTCCCGTTTGTCATCGTAACAATAATGCTTGTGCAACACAATCCCCGGCTGCCTTCTGGGTCTCTCaatctcctgctgctgctgcaggccACCGCTCGTTCCTTCCATCCCCGACCTTTGTCCAAGGATACAGTTTCTCTTCCTGGGTTGAGAATTTCTTAAAATAAAGCTCCG
This region of Hippocampus zosterae strain Florida chromosome 17, ASM2543408v3, whole genome shotgun sequence genomic DNA includes:
- the atp2a1 gene encoding sarcoplasmic/endoplasmic reticulum calcium ATPase 1, coding for MENAHTKEPQEVLAYFGVTEDKGLTPEQFKKNLDKYGYNELPAEEGKSIWELVVEQFEDLLVRILLLAACISFVLAWFEEGEETVTAFVEPFVILLILIANAVVGVWQERNAESAIEALKEYEPEMGKVYRADRKSVQRIKAREIVPGDVVEVSVGDKVPADIRIISIKSTTLRVDQSILTGESVSVIKHTDAVPDPRAVNQDKKNMLFSGTNIAAGKATGIAVATGVATEIGKIRDQMAATEQEKTPLQQKLDEFGEQLSKVISLICVAVWIINIGHFNDPVHGGSWFRGAIYYFKIAVALAVAAIPEGLPAVITTCLALGTRRMAKKNAIVRSLPSVETLGCTSVICSDKTGTLTTNQMCVTKMFIIDKVDNENVTLGQFDISGSKYTPEGEVTRRGASVKCGQYDGLVEVATICALCNDSSLDYNESKGIYEKVGEATETALSCLVEKMNVFNTEVRSLSRVERANACCSVIKQLMKKEFTLEFSRDRKSMSVYCSPAKSGKGPVGNKMFVKGAPEGVIERCSYVRVGTTRLPLTGPVKDHIMAVIKEWGTGRDTLRCLALATCDSPLRKDEMNLEDSTRFAEYETDLTFVGCVGMLDPPRKEVMSSIELCRAAGIRVIMITGDNKGTAVAICRRIGIFSEDEDVSGKAFTGREFDDLSSYDQKNAVRKACCFARVEPSHKSKIVEFLQGFDEITAMTGDGVNDAPALKKAEIGIAMGSGTAVAKSASEMVLADDNFSSIVSAVEEGRAIYNNMKQFIRYLISSNVGEVVCIFLTAALGLPEALIPVQLLWVNLVTDGLPATALGFNPPDLDIMSKAPRSPKEPLISGWLFFRYLAIGGYVGAATVAAAAWWFLYCEDGPLVSFHQLSHFMQCSDDNEDFAGIHCHVFEASPPMTMALSVLVTIEMCNALNSLSENQSLMRMPPWSNLWLVAAMTLSMSLHFMIIYVDPLPMIFKLTHLTVDQWIVVLKLSFPVILIDEMLKFVARTYLDGKA